Below is a genomic region from Mycobacteriales bacterium.
AGCCGTAGAGGTGTGACACCGTCTGACCATGGATGCTGTCGATGCGGACGCCTCCGGAGACCGTGGCTCGCCGGAGCGCGCGGGCTACCGGCGATCGGCGGGGTCACCGCGCGGTGCGGCCCGACGGCGCGAACTGCTGGATCAGGTCACCGACGACCTCGCAGCCAACGGGCTGACGGATTTCTCGCTACGGCGTGCGGCGCGCGCGGCCGGAACCACGCACAAGGTGCTCCTCTACCACTTCGACGGAGTCGACGACCTGCTCGTGCAGGCGATCCTCGAGCTACGCCAGAGACGCACCGGAAAGGCGCTGGCCGCTGCGGCCCGCGGACCGGCCGGTCGACCGCTGGCGGCGCGGGTTCGCGCGATGTGGCCCATCCTCGTGGGCGACGAGGCACGGGTGCTCGACCAGGCC
It encodes:
- a CDS encoding TetR/AcrR family transcriptional regulator produces the protein MDAVDADASGDRGSPERAGYRRSAGSPRGAARRRELLDQVTDDLAANGLTDFSLRRAARAAGTTHKVLLYHFDGVDDLLVQAILELRQRRTGKALAAAARGPAGRPLAARVRAMWPILVGDEARVLDQAIGLAMYDPDRYAQLAREASQQYLPSLKSICPQDWPDRRKLEVAEMILAVLRGFLVDWRTSGDAAGIAAGFDALVRALEREEAAEE